From one [Ruminococcus] lactaris ATCC 29176 genomic stretch:
- a CDS encoding DUF4177 domain-containing protein: MANYSDESPYSTASGIDGLKYVVLQVTLKEKFLGTGSGNLSALESVLNEQAAKGYRLHTITTASATSSGFLGGDRIQATMVFEKIL; encoded by the coding sequence ATGGCAAACTATTCTGACGAATCCCCTTATTCAACTGCGTCCGGAATTGACGGCTTAAAGTACGTTGTTCTTCAGGTTACCTTAAAAGAAAAATTTCTCGGAACCGGATCCGGAAACTTATCGGCTTTGGAATCCGTTTTAAACGAACAGGCTGCCAAAGGCTATCGCCTACACACGATTACGACTGCGTCTGCCACCAGCAGCGGTTTTTTAGGCGGTGACCGTATTCAGGCCACCATGGTATTCGAAAAAATTCTTTAA
- a CDS encoding type II toxin-antitoxin system RelE/ParE family toxin: protein MKYKVMYTAGVKKDLRNIFRNIFRYIFRYISEELLAPENAAGQTEHIMTAIRKLDTMPNRNRLYEEEPWYSRGLRFFPVDNYLVFYKTDDETETVYVVRIMYGGRDVHKQLRQTEDVSED, encoded by the coding sequence ATGAAATATAAAGTGATGTATACAGCAGGAGTAAAGAAAGATCTGAGAAATATTTTCAGAAATATTTTCAGATATATTTTCAGATATATTTCAGAGGAATTGTTAGCTCCAGAGAATGCTGCAGGACAGACAGAGCACATTATGACCGCAATTCGGAAGCTGGATACTATGCCGAACAGAAACCGGCTTTATGAGGAAGAACCGTGGTACAGCAGAGGACTTCGATTCTTTCCAGTGGATAATTATCTGGTATTCTATAAAACAGATGATGAAACTGAAACGGTATATGTAGTGCGAATTATGTATGGTGGACGTGATGTTCATAAACAGTTAAGACAAACGGAAGATGTTTCAGAAGATTAA
- a CDS encoding type II toxin-antitoxin system RelB/DinJ family antitoxin, translating to MARTANVFARVEPEVKEQAEQVFDRLGIPMSNAVGMFLRQIVLQRGIPFEMKLPAYEEPVAYGSLTKEQFDAEIEKGMEDIKAGRVYSADEVEAEMKREFGI from the coding sequence ATGGCAAGAACAGCAAATGTATTTGCACGTGTTGAACCTGAAGTAAAAGAACAGGCAGAACAGGTGTTTGATCGACTTGGTATTCCAATGTCCAATGCAGTAGGAATGTTTCTGAGACAGATTGTACTCCAGAGAGGAATTCCTTTTGAAATGAAACTTCCAGCTTATGAGGAGCCTGTTGCATATGGCTCTTTGACCAAGGAACAGTTCGATGCAGAAATAGAGAAAGGCATGGAAGATATTAAGGCTGGCAGAGTGTATTCAGCAGATGAAGTTGAAGCAGAAATGAAACGGGAATTTGGTATATGA
- a CDS encoding DNA methyltransferase, with protein MTDAEQREAARQFANKWKGRGREDEDGRSYWIDFLSNVLGMANVTDRVEFEKKVVVDGNTKRIDVYIPETHVLIEQKSLGKALDQKIMNSGSVELTPYDQAKRYNDNLPYNEKARWIITSNFSDIWIYDMNARVPEAVKISLGEIPGKYPLLDILIKKDVQKIFHEMEVSIKAGDIVGLLYEAFLKQYKIPDANPKAETAEQKEKREHKLKSLNALCVRIVFCLYAEDAGIFGRRDIFHDYLKAYDVKDCRRALLELFKTLDTPVSERDEYLEEDLAQFPYVNGGLFSDESIEIPPLTEEIKELLLTKASENFDWSDISPTIFGAVFESTLNPETRRAGGMHYTSISNIHKVIDPLFLEDLKTEFQEILKIQVQRTKIKRLDEFQNKIASLKFLDPACGSGNFLTETYLSLRRLENEVIREKVGGQMTLGDVHNPIRVSIQQFYGIEINDFAVTVAKTALWIAESQMMEETKNIVYGFNDDFLPLKTYVNITEGNALRLDWDDVVPASELSYIMGNPPFVGHKNVSLEQKNDMKRIFNNKQGRLDYVSAWYMLASRYIQNSKIECAFVSTNTVVQGTHLESLWHTLLNDYHVKINFAYNTFKWESEASQKAAVFCVIIGFSTIEKKEKLLFDAFDQNADNGRIVKYISPYLDDKYTIVVRSQNKPVSDRQLMVYGNIPRDGGFYTFTEEEKDTFLQEEPDAAKFMYRFLGSKEYINNTQRWILFLKDAEPQELKNLPKVMERIQAVKEFRLSSKAKEIHKFAETPTLFAQQTQPVGEPFVIVPIVSSSRRRYVPMGYVDGNTIVNNRVFLIPNADLYMFGILNSNVHNAWMRKVAVRLKDDYSYSKDLVYNTFPLPELTEERKKNIAQTAKSILDARALYPNSSLADLYDPLTMPPELLKAHNANNRTVMAAYGFSIKMTEADCVAELMRMYQILTEEK; from the coding sequence CTGTCAAACGTCCTTGGAATGGCTAATGTAACAGATCGTGTGGAATTTGAAAAGAAAGTTGTGGTTGATGGAAATACAAAAAGAATTGATGTGTATATCCCGGAAACGCATGTACTGATCGAACAGAAAAGCCTTGGAAAGGCACTGGATCAGAAGATTATGAATTCAGGTTCGGTGGAACTGACACCGTACGATCAGGCAAAACGCTATAATGATAATCTCCCATATAATGAAAAAGCACGCTGGATCATCACCAGTAATTTTTCTGATATATGGATTTATGACATGAATGCCAGAGTGCCGGAAGCAGTAAAGATATCTTTGGGTGAAATACCAGGCAAATATCCGCTGCTGGATATTCTGATAAAGAAAGATGTGCAGAAGATTTTCCATGAGATGGAAGTGTCAATTAAAGCTGGAGATATCGTTGGATTGCTTTATGAAGCATTTCTGAAGCAGTACAAGATTCCGGATGCAAATCCGAAAGCTGAAACAGCAGAGCAGAAAGAGAAAAGAGAGCATAAGCTGAAAAGCCTGAATGCTTTGTGCGTCCGGATTGTGTTTTGTCTTTATGCGGAGGATGCTGGCATTTTTGGAAGAAGGGATATCTTCCATGATTATCTGAAGGCATATGATGTAAAAGATTGCAGGCGTGCATTACTGGAACTTTTTAAGACATTAGATACACCTGTTTCTGAAAGAGATGAATATCTGGAAGAAGATCTAGCACAGTTCCCCTATGTAAATGGCGGTTTGTTCTCCGATGAATCCATAGAAATCCCGCCACTGACGGAAGAAATCAAGGAACTGCTTTTGACAAAAGCTTCCGAAAATTTTGACTGGAGCGATATTTCACCGACTATTTTCGGGGCGGTATTTGAATCAACGCTGAACCCGGAGACACGTCGGGCAGGTGGAATGCACTATACAAGTATTTCCAATATCCACAAAGTGATTGATCCATTGTTCTTGGAGGATTTAAAAACAGAGTTTCAGGAAATTTTGAAGATTCAAGTTCAGAGAACAAAGATAAAGCGTCTGGATGAATTTCAAAATAAAATTGCTTCTTTGAAATTTTTAGATCCGGCGTGTGGTTCCGGAAATTTTTTGACAGAAACGTATCTGTCACTCCGTAGATTGGAAAACGAGGTCATTCGTGAAAAAGTTGGAGGTCAGATGACTTTGGGAGATGTACATAATCCAATCAGAGTATCTATTCAGCAATTTTATGGAATAGAGATCAATGATTTTGCTGTGACGGTAGCAAAGACAGCTCTATGGATTGCAGAATCACAGATGATGGAGGAAACAAAGAACATCGTGTATGGATTCAATGATGATTTTCTTCCACTGAAAACCTATGTGAATATCACAGAAGGAAATGCATTGAGATTGGACTGGGATGATGTGGTTCCAGCTAGTGAGTTATCGTACATAATGGGGAATCCACCATTTGTCGGACATAAAAATGTATCACTTGAACAAAAAAACGATATGAAACGGATATTTAATAATAAACAAGGACGCTTAGATTATGTATCTGCTTGGTATATGCTTGCGAGTAGATATATTCAGAATTCAAAGATAGAATGTGCCTTTGTTTCTACTAATACTGTAGTTCAGGGAACTCATTTAGAAAGTTTATGGCATACCTTATTAAATGATTATCATGTAAAGATAAACTTTGCGTACAATACATTTAAATGGGAAAGCGAAGCATCTCAAAAAGCGGCGGTTTTTTGTGTAATAATCGGATTCTCAACTATAGAAAAAAAGGAAAAACTATTATTTGATGCATTTGATCAAAATGCAGATAACGGAAGAATAGTAAAATATATTAGCCCATATCTGGATGATAAATATACGATTGTGGTAAGGAGTCAAAATAAACCTGTATCAGATCGTCAACTTATGGTATATGGCAATATCCCAAGAGATGGTGGGTTTTATACATTTACAGAGGAAGAAAAAGATACATTTTTACAGGAGGAACCGGATGCTGCTAAATTTATGTATCGTTTTCTCGGGTCTAAAGAATACATCAATAACACTCAAAGGTGGATTTTATTTCTTAAAGATGCAGAACCGCAAGAACTAAAAAATTTACCTAAAGTAATGGAACGCATACAAGCTGTAAAAGAATTTAGATTATCTAGTAAAGCAAAAGAGATTCATAAATTTGCTGAAACACCAACTTTATTTGCACAACAAACGCAACCAGTTGGTGAGCCATTTGTAATTGTTCCTATCGTTTCATCATCACGTCGAAGATACGTTCCGATGGGATATGTAGATGGAAATACTATTGTAAATAATCGAGTATTTCTAATTCCTAATGCTGATTTATATATGTTTGGAATACTGAATTCAAACGTACATAATGCATGGATGCGAAAAGTTGCGGTACGGTTAAAAGATGATTATTCTTATTCAAAAGATCTTGTATATAATACTTTCCCATTACCGGAACTTACAGAGGAACGAAAAAAAAATATAGCACAAACTGCAAAATCTATTTTAGATGCCAGAGCACTTTATCCAAACAGTAGCCTTGCAGATCTTTATGATCCATTGACTATGCCACCGGAATTACTGAAAGCACATAATGCAAATAATAGAACTGTAATGGCAGCTTATGGCTTTAGTATCAAGATGACTGAAGCTGATTGTGTAGCAGAATTGATGAGAATGTACCAGATATTAACAGAAGAAAAATAA
- a CDS encoding PrsW family glutamic-type intramembrane protease, with product MGKMCPNCGNILSDQAKFCPKCGTKQETQTRQEGKFCLFCGATLEPGARFCSSCGRDLMAAKKGNGGAVHSNVSAADYVKSGFDKVAGTLNEKIGESGPVKVHLSDLVSEVFKKHTMEETEELFIAGTKKTTPKESEITATWPKPWLYSRVLLFLAVTSLILYFILIEFHNPNAYPGFIFMGAMTVPFALLIFFWEVNAPRNISIFSVVSMFFVGGVLSLVCTLILYNITGAGDLSYGGAMLVGFVEEAGKIVVVAYYMRKTNSKYILNGLLLGACVGAGFAVFESAGYAFQCLLSTGADSAMMDITLLRGVLAVGGHVVWTAIAGAALAAAKGEEMFNIQQLISGRFLFFFAISVILHGVWDCPLQFLGAYGKYIVLIVLAWVVTLTLISSGLKQITRLAQQKGNENQ from the coding sequence ATGGGAAAAATGTGTCCAAATTGCGGGAATATTTTAAGTGATCAAGCAAAGTTTTGTCCCAAATGCGGAACAAAGCAGGAAACACAGACCAGGCAGGAAGGAAAATTCTGCCTGTTTTGCGGGGCAACCTTGGAGCCGGGTGCAAGATTCTGCAGCAGCTGTGGCAGAGATCTTATGGCGGCAAAAAAAGGAAACGGTGGGGCTGTACACAGTAACGTAAGTGCTGCAGATTATGTGAAGAGTGGTTTTGACAAAGTGGCAGGCACTTTGAATGAAAAAATCGGTGAAAGCGGACCGGTGAAGGTGCATTTGTCGGATCTGGTATCGGAGGTGTTTAAAAAGCATACGATGGAAGAGACAGAAGAGCTTTTCATTGCCGGAACAAAGAAAACAACACCGAAAGAATCAGAAATCACAGCGACATGGCCAAAACCATGGCTGTATTCCAGAGTACTTCTGTTTTTGGCCGTTACCAGTCTTATTTTGTATTTTATTTTGATTGAGTTTCATAATCCGAATGCCTATCCGGGCTTCATTTTTATGGGAGCGATGACGGTTCCGTTTGCATTGCTGATCTTTTTCTGGGAAGTTAATGCCCCGAGAAATATCAGTATATTCAGCGTGGTTTCTATGTTTTTTGTCGGCGGAGTTTTGTCGTTGGTCTGCACGTTGATCCTGTATAATATTACGGGAGCGGGAGATCTTTCCTACGGGGGAGCGATGCTGGTCGGCTTTGTGGAAGAGGCCGGAAAAATTGTGGTGGTAGCTTATTATATGCGGAAAACAAACTCCAAGTATATTCTGAACGGATTGCTGCTGGGTGCATGCGTGGGAGCAGGATTTGCCGTATTTGAATCTGCAGGTTATGCATTCCAATGCCTGTTGTCAACCGGAGCAGATTCGGCAATGATGGATATTACACTGCTCCGAGGCGTTTTGGCAGTCGGCGGGCATGTGGTGTGGACGGCTATCGCAGGTGCGGCATTGGCGGCAGCAAAGGGAGAAGAGATGTTTAATATACAGCAGCTGATCAGCGGACGTTTTCTGTTCTTCTTCGCGATTTCCGTTATTCTTCACGGAGTCTGGGATTGTCCGTTACAGTTTTTGGGAGCCTATGGAAAATATATTGTGTTGATCGTACTGGCATGGGTCGTAACATTGACTTTGATCAGTTCCGGTCTGAAGCAGATCACGAGATTGGCACAGCAAAAAGGAAATGAAAATCAGTAA
- a CDS encoding IS110 family transposase, translated as MNCNTQNAKIASITEKTLIVGIDVGSETHYARAFDWRNYEYSKKPLEFSNTEAGFMTFKAWVEDIAEKQGKTAVIPGMEPTGHYWFALGKFLQDSGMKPVHVNPHHVKKSKELDDNNPNKNERKDPKTIAALVNEGRFSYPYIPTGIYVEIRSLSNLRFQTQEELTRIKNRIARWFSIYFPEYKDVYGDLMAVSGRMILKEAPLPEDISKLGVDGVNQIWRNVKLRGIGMKRAKTLVSAAEHSVGSKEAPEAARIELMNLLNDVDVYASRLEELLRNIEDKLMTIPYVDKLMEIKGIGLVTVSGFIAEVGDIGRFDNPKQLQKLAGYAIVANDSGKHNGESRISYRGRKRLRYVLYEAAISLVGKNAEFKAIHEYYRTRKENPLKKMQSVVAVACKIIRVFYTILTKGVDYDPMKLMSDIRRPQLQAA; from the coding sequence ATGAATTGTAACACACAGAACGCAAAAATTGCATCTATAACTGAAAAAACTTTGATTGTTGGAATTGATGTTGGCAGTGAGACCCATTATGCCAGAGCTTTTGACTGGCGTAATTATGAATACAGTAAAAAACCACTGGAATTCAGTAATACAGAAGCGGGGTTCATGACATTTAAAGCATGGGTGGAAGATATCGCAGAAAAACAAGGCAAGACAGCTGTAATTCCCGGAATGGAGCCAACCGGACATTACTGGTTTGCACTGGGAAAATTCCTGCAGGACAGTGGAATGAAGCCTGTTCATGTGAATCCTCATCATGTCAAGAAGTCAAAAGAACTGGATGACAATAATCCTAACAAGAATGAGCGTAAGGATCCAAAGACAATTGCAGCATTGGTCAATGAAGGAAGATTTTCTTATCCTTATATACCAACCGGTATTTATGTAGAAATCAGGAGTTTATCGAACCTCCGCTTCCAGACACAGGAAGAGCTTACAAGAATCAAGAACCGGATTGCCAGATGGTTTTCCATTTATTTCCCTGAATATAAAGACGTTTATGGGGATTTAATGGCAGTCAGCGGACGGATGATACTTAAGGAAGCTCCCTTGCCGGAGGATATCAGCAAACTTGGTGTGGATGGTGTGAATCAAATCTGGAGGAACGTGAAGCTGAGAGGCATTGGAATGAAGAGGGCAAAGACCCTGGTATCAGCGGCAGAGCATAGCGTTGGCAGTAAAGAAGCACCGGAGGCGGCAAGGATAGAACTAATGAATCTGCTGAATGACGTGGATGTATATGCGTCAAGGCTAGAGGAACTGCTCCGAAATATAGAGGATAAACTGATGACGATTCCATATGTTGATAAACTAATGGAAATCAAGGGAATCGGATTGGTTACTGTCAGTGGATTTATAGCTGAGGTAGGGGATATTGGACGTTTTGATAACCCGAAACAGCTGCAGAAACTGGCAGGATATGCAATCGTGGCAAATGATTCCGGAAAGCATAATGGAGAAAGCCGAATCAGTTACAGAGGCAGGAAACGACTAAGATATGTGCTGTATGAAGCAGCAATATCACTTGTGGGTAAAAATGCAGAGTTCAAGGCAATACATGAGTACTACCGAACCCGCAAAGAAAACCCGTTAAAGAAGATGCAGTCAGTAGTAGCAGTGGCATGTAAGATTATTAGGGTATTCTACACAATCCTGACAAAGGGTGTGGATTATGACCCAATGAAACTGATGAGTGATATCAGAAGGCCACAGTTGCAGGCAGCGTAG
- a CDS encoding DUF6462 family protein — protein sequence MGYARKDVEKTKKIAKKFVRYQEGAELYSIGLTKFQELAKEAKAVYKIDKVALVNCEIFEKYLETFRIA from the coding sequence ATGGGATATGCACGTAAAGATGTAGAGAAAACAAAGAAAATAGCAAAGAAATTTGTCCGCTATCAGGAAGGGGCAGAGCTTTACAGCATTGGACTGACGAAATTCCAGGAGCTGGCGAAAGAAGCCAAAGCAGTGTATAAGATTGACAAGGTTGCTCTTGTCAACTGTGAGATTTTTGAAAAGTATCTGGAGACATTTCGGATTGCGTAG